CGGCGACTACGACAACCCGCAGATCCAGGTCCAGACGCTGAACCCGAAGACGGGCGCGGTGAAGTCGGCCTACAAGGTCTCGCAGGGCATCGACTACGTCCACGTCGCCTCCACCGATCCGCTGGTGATCGGCCTGGACGCCGGCGACTCCACCGGCTCGGCGGTCTCGGACTTCCTGTCCATCGACGACAGCGCCAAGACCGGCAAGGTGCTCGGCAAGATCGGCACCGAGAACGGCAAGTACGACGCCAAGTGCGAGTCGACCAATGTCGAGGGCTGCCGCAAGCTCGCCATCTCCAAGTCGGCGAACACCCTCTTCCTCGGCTCCGAGGACCGCACCGACTCCAGCGCCGCGACGGCCAACGAGGTCGTGGCCTTCGACCTGAAGACCGGCAAGCCGATCGGGAAGACCGACGGGGTCAAGGGCGCCGCCCTCACCCCGCTCGGGCTGGACAAGGACGGCTCCGTCCTCGCGTACCAGGAGAGCACCTGGGAGACCGGCGGCGCGGTCTGGCGGATCGACCCCAAGTCGTACGCCAAGACCAAGCTGTTGCAGAACCCCGTCACCAGCCATGAGCTGGAGCAGAACTTCAGCCCCAGCTACTCGGAGATCATCTACTCCGGAGAGCACCTCTACATGAGCGACGTCTACGCCAGCAAGCCCTCGGGCACCTACGACCGGAACGACCCGCTGGCCATCATCTTCGGCGCGAGCTGAGGTTTCCGGCGCGAGCTGACGTTCCGGCGTCCGCCCGACCGACCCCACGGCGGCCCCGCCCGTACGCACCGTACGGGCGGGGCCGCCGCTGTGTGTGCCGGCGGAGCGCCGGGGCGCGCGCCCCCGGGGAACCGGCCGCATCGATCGGATTGGGACGTCAACCGGACCTCAAGTGGGCACGAATGGCCGGGATTTCGGCATTCCGGGGGGCTTCTGCCCGGTAAGGGGCGCGCAACGTCGAACAAGCGTGTAGCTTTCCCACCTGAGCGAATGGGGGGAGCTCATGGGCGTGCGACTCATGGTGGTCGACGATCACCGTCTGCTCGCGGAGGCGCTCGCCTCGGCGCTGAAGCTGCGCGGGCATCGGGTGCTCGCCGCGGCGGCGCCGAGCGCGGGCGCGGCGGACCTGGTGGTGAGCCGGGCACCTGAGGTGTGCCTGCTGGGCACGGCGGCACCCGCCGAGCCGGGGGTGTTCGACCCGGTGGTGCGGATCAAGAAGGAGCGGCCGCAGGTCGCGGTCGTGGTGCTCGGCCCGGTGCCGAGCCCGCGCGGCATCGCCGCCGCCTTCGCCGCCGGGGCGTCCGGCTATGTGCGCCACGACGAGCGGATCGAGGGCGTCGAACGCGCCATGATGAAGGCGCGCGCGGGGGAGGCGGCCGTGGCGCCCCAGCTGCTCCAGGGGGCGTTCGCGGAGCTGCTCAACCCCGCGGCCCAGCCCGACGACGAGGGCGCCCGGCTGCTGCGGATGCTGACCCCGCGCGAGGTGGAGGTGCTGGTGCGGGTCGCCGAGGGCGAGGACACCCGGCTGATCGCGGCGGGCATGGGGATCGCCCCCAGCACGGCCCGCACCCATGTGCAGCGGGTGCTGATGAAGCTCGGGGTGGGCTCGCGGCTGGAGGCGGCGGCCCTGGCGGCGCGTACGGGGCTGCTGGACCGCGCGGCGACGCGCCGGACCGCGTCGGCCCCGCCCCAGCCGCCTACCGCGCCGCAGCCGCCCGCGTCGGCGCCGTAAGCCTCAAGCCCGGGGGCCGGGCCGGGCCGTGCCGGGCGCGGTGGTCGGTTGCCCGCGTCGCTCAGCCCGTTCCGGACCCAGGCTCTCGGCCCCCGGGCCCGCCCCCGGGCCCGCCCCCGGGCCCGCCCCCGGGCCGAGCGGGCTCCGGCTTGGGCCCGGCCCCGGGCGCGGACAGCGGCCTGAGCTTCATCCAGAGCAGAAAGAGCAGGCCGACCGCGAGCATGCACGACCCCGTCCAGAGGTTGATGTTGATGCCCGACGCCTTCTTCACATCCGCGTCCGAGGCGGTGAACCCGGCGATGAGGACGATGATCCCGTAGATCACGAACAGCCCGCCGATGATCCGCCGCACATCGAACAGCCGGGCCGCGGTCGCCGACTTCTGCTCCAGGTCCTCGACCTCATGCCGGTATTCGTACTCCTCACTCATGGCGCACGCTCCTTATCGCCGCGGGTCACAGGGAGAACGGGATGTAGCACAGGGCCGCGAGGATCAGCGCGGTCCAGCCCAGCACGGCCGGACGGCGGTACCACGCCTCGTCACCCGGCGCCGGCGGCTCGGCCACCCCGGGCGCGGTGGTGCCGTAGA
This genomic interval from Streptomyces asiaticus contains the following:
- a CDS encoding response regulator transcription factor; the protein is MGVRLMVVDDHRLLAEALASALKLRGHRVLAAAAPSAGAADLVVSRAPEVCLLGTAAPAEPGVFDPVVRIKKERPQVAVVVLGPVPSPRGIAAAFAAGASGYVRHDERIEGVERAMMKARAGEAAVAPQLLQGAFAELLNPAAQPDDEGARLLRMLTPREVEVLVRVAEGEDTRLIAAGMGIAPSTARTHVQRVLMKLGVGSRLEAAALAARTGLLDRAATRRTASAPPQPPTAPQPPASAP